A single Primulina eburnea isolate SZY01 chromosome 11, ASM2296580v1, whole genome shotgun sequence DNA region contains:
- the LOC140805094 gene encoding histone-lysine N-methyltransferase ASHR1 isoform X1 → MYCHSSQYVARRHYLPSMEKLKFAIPETLRHKIAESAPNSLHSTCSSLLDFYQNLPLFHQLVRDLTDPEMALCGKNKEPALEAKANGNACFSNGDFSNALRFYSQALHIAPTDVDDGEKNLVATLYVNRASSLHKLGFYLESLRDCSRALKISPAYAKAWYRRAKANASLGNHEDAINDLKISLKTETSLSGKRQIQGELKTMLGHSEQRSSLLEEPYDITQDEPLQVELQCVFTPTKGRGMTSYTDVPQASLIHKEDPYAAIILKHCRETHCHHCFNELPADAVSCMSCSIPFYCSTKCQMLAGGCGSSEHKKQYEFQRNLIDDLEDYVRNVTSPSITNSELDYAAEHKHECQGVHWPAVLPSDVVLAGRVLVKHIQQQSYDGAHPNIHGIMDLCQNYVQLSNESKLELHVYAMILFCCLQKFYASKLPFNSVIISEIIILLSQIRVNSMAIVRMKYSDANQPLDYQGTMSVEQVRVAQAVYPGGSLFNHSCQPNVHAYFLSRTLFIQTTEHVTAESQLELSYGPQVGQLNCFERHQVLEDRYSFTCQCRSCARVNLSDLVINAYRCVEPTCLGVVLDSNVTKYEKEKLRHLKVPNSLQGYTHDEDISSVAFQFCKENDNGCCLEAGHCLSCDSYRDIQALQKTISEADTYIGRLQDTMTGSEVPIKTITDAIKYIDVLKTFLHPFNKKVAEAEDNIAQALCLAGDLQAALDHCQASIEILEKLYGKDHIVIANELIKLVSIQLSMGHESAAENANRLVKIFSRYYGSHADIIFPHLTYLKKNVCKF, encoded by the exons ATGTATTGTCACTCTTCTCAGTACGTCGCAAGGCGCCACTATCTTCCGAGTATGGAGAAGCTGAAATTCGCAATCCCAGAAACGCTAAGGCACAAAATCGCAGAAAGCGCCCCGAATTCCCTCCATTCCACATGCTCTTCCCTTCTTGATTTCTACCAAAATTTGCCCCTATTTCACCAG CTGGTCAGAGATTTGACGGACCCGGAAATGGCGCTGTGCGGCAAGAATAAGGAACCTGCGTTGGAAGCCAAGGCAAATGGAAACGCATGCTTTTCGAATGGGGATTTCTCCAATGCTTTGCGTTTCTACTCTCAG GCACTGCACATTGCGCCAACAGATGTGGATGATGGGGAGAAAAATCTCGTGGCAACACTTTATGTAAATCGTGCTTCTTCGTTGCAT AAATTGGGGTTTTATTTGGAAAGTTTGCGAGATTGCAGTAGGGCGCTTAAAATATCCCCTGCTTATGCAAAG GCATGGTATAGGAGAGCTAAGGCAAATGCTTCGTTAGGGAACCATGAAGATGCGATCAATGACTTGAAGATTTCATTGAAGACGGAGACATCCTTGAGTGGAAAAAGACAGATACAGGGTGAGCTAAAAACTATGTTGGGTCATTCTGAGCAAAGAAGCAGTCTACTGGAGGAGCCATATGATATTACTCAAG ATGAGCCACTGCAAGTGGAACTCCAATGTGTCTTTACTCCAACTAAGGGAAGGGGAATGACTTCTTATACTGATGTTCCTCAAGCCTCTTTAATTCACAAGGAAGATCCTTATGCCGCT ATTATATTGAAGCATTGTCGCGAGACCCATTGTCACCACTGTTTCAATGAACTGCCAGCAGATGCAGTGTCCTGCATGTCATGTTCAATACCATTTTACTGCTCTACAAAATGTCAAATGCTAGCTGGAGGATGTGGTTCTTCTGAACATAAAAAACaatatgaatttcaaagaaactTAATAGATGATCTTGAAGACTATGTTAGAAACGTGACTTCACcttcaattaccaattccgaACTCGACTATGCTGCTGAACACAAGCATGAGTGTCAAGGTGTGCACTGGCCTGCAGTTTTGCCATCTGATGTAGTTTTAGCTGGCCGTGTCCTTGTGAAGCATATACAACAGCAGAGTTATGATGGTGCTCATCCTAACATACATGGGATTATG GATCTTTGTCAGAATTATGTGCAATTATCGAATGAAAGCAAGTTGGAGTTGCATGTATATGCTATGATCCTGTTCTGCTGTCTTCAGAAATTTTATGCCTCCAAACTTCCCTTTAATTCGGTTATAATTTCAGAG ATTATCATCCTTCTATCTCAAATTAGGGTCAATTCCATGGCAATTGTCCGCATGAAATATTCAGATGCCAATCAGCCTCTAGATTATCAAGGAACAATGTCTGTGGAGCAG GTTAGAGTGGCTCAAGCTGTATATCCTGGTGGGAGTTTGTTTAATCATTCTTGCCAGCCAAATGTTCACGCTTATTTCCTTTCGCGTACTCTGTTCATACAAACAACTGAGCATGTCACTGCAGAATCCCAACTGGAGCTCTCTTATGGCCCTCAG GTTGGGCAGTTGAACTGTTTTGAACGGCATCAGGTTTTGGAGGATCGATACTCATTTACTTGTCAATGTAGAAGCTGTGCTCGAGTGAATCTCTCTGATCTTGTCATTAATGCTTATCGATGTGTTGAGCCAACTTGTTTAGGAGTAGTTCTGGACAGCAATGTCACCAAATACGAGAAAGAGAAACTCAGACACTTGAAAGTGCCAAACTCTTTGCAG GGTTATACACACGATGAAGATATAAGCAGTGTGGCTTTCCAATTTTGCAAGGAAAATGATAATGGCTGCTGCTTGGAGGCAGGCCATTGTTTGAGCTGTGACAGTTATCGTGATATACAAGCTTTGCAAAAAACAATTTCAGAGGCTGACACTTATATCGGAAG ATTGCAGGATACCATGACAGGCAGTGAAGTACCAATTAAGACAATTACGGATGCCATTAAATATATTGATGTTTTAAAAACGTTCCTCCATCCAttcaacaagaaagttgcagAG GCGGAGGACAACATAGCACAGGCACTTTGTTTGGCTGGAGACTTGCAAGCTGCATTGGACCATTGCCAGGCGTCAATTGAG ATCCTGGAAAAACTTTATGGTAAAGACCATATAGTTATTGCAAACGAGTTGATCAAACTTGTATCGATTCAACTGTCAATGGGTCACGAAAGTGCTGCGGAAAATGCGAATCGAttggttaaaatattttcaagataTTATGGATCGCATGCAGACATTATTTTTCCACATTTGACATACCTAAAGAAAAATGTGTGTAAATTCTGA
- the LOC140805094 gene encoding histone-lysine N-methyltransferase ASHR1 isoform X2 translates to MLFEWGFLQCFAFLLSDVDDGEKNLVATLYVNRASSLHKLGFYLESLRDCSRALKISPAYAKAWYRRAKANASLGNHEDAINDLKISLKTETSLSGKRQIQGELKTMLGHSEQRSSLLEEPYDITQDEPLQVELQCVFTPTKGRGMTSYTDVPQASLIHKEDPYAAIILKHCRETHCHHCFNELPADAVSCMSCSIPFYCSTKCQMLAGGCGSSEHKKQYEFQRNLIDDLEDYVRNVTSPSITNSELDYAAEHKHECQGVHWPAVLPSDVVLAGRVLVKHIQQQSYDGAHPNIHGIMDLCQNYVQLSNESKLELHVYAMILFCCLQKFYASKLPFNSVIISEIIILLSQIRVNSMAIVRMKYSDANQPLDYQGTMSVEQVRVAQAVYPGGSLFNHSCQPNVHAYFLSRTLFIQTTEHVTAESQLELSYGPQVGQLNCFERHQVLEDRYSFTCQCRSCARVNLSDLVINAYRCVEPTCLGVVLDSNVTKYEKEKLRHLKVPNSLQGYTHDEDISSVAFQFCKENDNGCCLEAGHCLSCDSYRDIQALQKTISEADTYIGRLQDTMTGSEVPIKTITDAIKYIDVLKTFLHPFNKKVAEAEDNIAQALCLAGDLQAALDHCQASIEILEKLYGKDHIVIANELIKLVSIQLSMGHESAAENANRLVKIFSRYYGSHADIIFPHLTYLKKNVCKF, encoded by the exons ATGCTTTTCGAATGGGGATTTCTCCAATGCTTTGCGTTTCTACTCTCAG ATGTGGATGATGGGGAGAAAAATCTCGTGGCAACACTTTATGTAAATCGTGCTTCTTCGTTGCAT AAATTGGGGTTTTATTTGGAAAGTTTGCGAGATTGCAGTAGGGCGCTTAAAATATCCCCTGCTTATGCAAAG GCATGGTATAGGAGAGCTAAGGCAAATGCTTCGTTAGGGAACCATGAAGATGCGATCAATGACTTGAAGATTTCATTGAAGACGGAGACATCCTTGAGTGGAAAAAGACAGATACAGGGTGAGCTAAAAACTATGTTGGGTCATTCTGAGCAAAGAAGCAGTCTACTGGAGGAGCCATATGATATTACTCAAG ATGAGCCACTGCAAGTGGAACTCCAATGTGTCTTTACTCCAACTAAGGGAAGGGGAATGACTTCTTATACTGATGTTCCTCAAGCCTCTTTAATTCACAAGGAAGATCCTTATGCCGCT ATTATATTGAAGCATTGTCGCGAGACCCATTGTCACCACTGTTTCAATGAACTGCCAGCAGATGCAGTGTCCTGCATGTCATGTTCAATACCATTTTACTGCTCTACAAAATGTCAAATGCTAGCTGGAGGATGTGGTTCTTCTGAACATAAAAAACaatatgaatttcaaagaaactTAATAGATGATCTTGAAGACTATGTTAGAAACGTGACTTCACcttcaattaccaattccgaACTCGACTATGCTGCTGAACACAAGCATGAGTGTCAAGGTGTGCACTGGCCTGCAGTTTTGCCATCTGATGTAGTTTTAGCTGGCCGTGTCCTTGTGAAGCATATACAACAGCAGAGTTATGATGGTGCTCATCCTAACATACATGGGATTATG GATCTTTGTCAGAATTATGTGCAATTATCGAATGAAAGCAAGTTGGAGTTGCATGTATATGCTATGATCCTGTTCTGCTGTCTTCAGAAATTTTATGCCTCCAAACTTCCCTTTAATTCGGTTATAATTTCAGAG ATTATCATCCTTCTATCTCAAATTAGGGTCAATTCCATGGCAATTGTCCGCATGAAATATTCAGATGCCAATCAGCCTCTAGATTATCAAGGAACAATGTCTGTGGAGCAG GTTAGAGTGGCTCAAGCTGTATATCCTGGTGGGAGTTTGTTTAATCATTCTTGCCAGCCAAATGTTCACGCTTATTTCCTTTCGCGTACTCTGTTCATACAAACAACTGAGCATGTCACTGCAGAATCCCAACTGGAGCTCTCTTATGGCCCTCAG GTTGGGCAGTTGAACTGTTTTGAACGGCATCAGGTTTTGGAGGATCGATACTCATTTACTTGTCAATGTAGAAGCTGTGCTCGAGTGAATCTCTCTGATCTTGTCATTAATGCTTATCGATGTGTTGAGCCAACTTGTTTAGGAGTAGTTCTGGACAGCAATGTCACCAAATACGAGAAAGAGAAACTCAGACACTTGAAAGTGCCAAACTCTTTGCAG GGTTATACACACGATGAAGATATAAGCAGTGTGGCTTTCCAATTTTGCAAGGAAAATGATAATGGCTGCTGCTTGGAGGCAGGCCATTGTTTGAGCTGTGACAGTTATCGTGATATACAAGCTTTGCAAAAAACAATTTCAGAGGCTGACACTTATATCGGAAG ATTGCAGGATACCATGACAGGCAGTGAAGTACCAATTAAGACAATTACGGATGCCATTAAATATATTGATGTTTTAAAAACGTTCCTCCATCCAttcaacaagaaagttgcagAG GCGGAGGACAACATAGCACAGGCACTTTGTTTGGCTGGAGACTTGCAAGCTGCATTGGACCATTGCCAGGCGTCAATTGAG ATCCTGGAAAAACTTTATGGTAAAGACCATATAGTTATTGCAAACGAGTTGATCAAACTTGTATCGATTCAACTGTCAATGGGTCACGAAAGTGCTGCGGAAAATGCGAATCGAttggttaaaatattttcaagataTTATGGATCGCATGCAGACATTATTTTTCCACATTTGACATACCTAAAGAAAAATGTGTGTAAATTCTGA